In Natronococcus occultus SP4, the following proteins share a genomic window:
- a CDS encoding metal ABC transporter substrate-binding protein: MTDLSRTTQPRSTRRTVLAAGVGTLAAGIAGCLDEDPQDGNGVDGDDDIASEDDGDDTYTVAAGTPALWDFTREVGGDHVNAVDLVPTGEHGHDYEPGPGIVEEIDEADAFVYMREFAGWMDDAVAELEDDDSVAVIDASSGIEFFDSPAEDDDEHWWMDPVECQNGVDNIAAGFAELDPDHADEYDDNATDFSEELEEIHEEFEELVERATLDEIVIGTHDSFQWWHRRYDIDVYSPIGTSPDGEASAQDIEEVENHIEEYDIEHVLYDVGEPAHLAESIADETGAEVLPLSPVETQLDETTEVGDVEMESDWGYVAHYQEINFPSLERALQAA, from the coding sequence ATGACAGATCTCTCGAGGACTACTCAGCCCCGCTCTACGCGTCGGACGGTCCTCGCTGCGGGGGTCGGAACGCTCGCCGCGGGTATCGCGGGCTGTCTCGACGAGGATCCCCAGGACGGTAACGGTGTCGACGGCGACGACGATATAGCAAGCGAAGACGACGGAGACGACACGTACACCGTCGCCGCCGGAACGCCGGCGCTCTGGGACTTCACACGGGAGGTTGGCGGCGATCACGTGAACGCCGTCGATCTGGTTCCGACCGGCGAGCACGGCCACGACTACGAACCCGGGCCGGGGATCGTCGAGGAGATCGACGAGGCCGACGCGTTCGTTTATATGCGGGAGTTCGCCGGCTGGATGGACGACGCCGTCGCGGAGCTCGAGGACGACGACAGCGTCGCCGTCATCGACGCCTCATCGGGGATCGAGTTCTTCGACAGCCCCGCCGAAGACGACGACGAACACTGGTGGATGGACCCCGTCGAGTGTCAGAACGGCGTCGACAACATCGCCGCCGGCTTCGCGGAGCTCGATCCCGACCACGCCGACGAGTACGACGATAACGCGACCGATTTCAGCGAGGAGCTCGAGGAGATCCACGAGGAGTTCGAGGAGTTGGTCGAGCGCGCGACCCTCGACGAAATCGTCATCGGCACCCACGATTCCTTCCAGTGGTGGCACCGCCGGTACGACATCGACGTCTACTCTCCGATCGGCACGTCGCCGGATGGAGAGGCGTCCGCACAGGACATCGAGGAGGTCGAAAACCACATCGAGGAGTACGATATCGAGCACGTCCTCTACGACGTCGGCGAGCCAGCCCACCTCGCCGAATCGATCGCCGACGAGACGGGCGCGGAGGTGCTCCCGCTCTCGCCGGTGGAGACGCAACTCGACGAAACCACGGAGGTCGGGGACGTCGAGATGGAGTCCGACTGGGGGTATGTCGCCCACTATCAGGAGATCAACTTCCCGTCGCTCGAGCGAGCCCTCCAGGCAGCATAA
- a CDS encoding DUF1684 domain-containing protein codes for MSDSIDVDEWRAELESKRAEKDDFFAEHPQSPVPPEDREEFEGLDYFDPDPTYRVTATVTAHDDPEVVLMDTTAGREMRYLRAVTLEFELDREDDDLEDGTFELAAYQLESPNEEPYFVPFRDKTTGQQTYEGGRYMELAADRDLETGDELVVDFNIAYTPFCAYSETFDCPLPPEENWLEVTIPAGERFE; via the coding sequence ATGAGCGATTCCATCGACGTCGACGAGTGGCGCGCGGAGCTCGAATCCAAGCGCGCCGAGAAGGACGACTTCTTCGCCGAACATCCCCAGTCGCCGGTGCCGCCCGAGGACCGCGAGGAGTTCGAGGGACTGGACTACTTCGATCCCGATCCGACCTACCGGGTGACCGCGACCGTAACCGCCCACGACGATCCGGAGGTCGTCCTGATGGACACCACGGCGGGCCGAGAGATGCGCTACCTCCGGGCTGTAACCCTCGAGTTCGAGTTAGATCGCGAGGACGACGACCTCGAGGACGGAACCTTCGAGCTGGCGGCCTACCAGCTCGAGAGCCCGAACGAGGAGCCGTACTTCGTCCCGTTCCGGGACAAGACGACGGGCCAGCAGACCTACGAAGGCGGGCGATATATGGAACTGGCCGCGGACCGGGACCTCGAGACCGGCGACGAGTTAGTCGTCGACTTCAACATCGCGTACACGCCGTTCTGTGCCTACAGCGAGACGTTCGACTGCCCGCTGCCGCCGGAGGAGAACTGGCTCGAGGTGACGATTCCGGCCGGCGAGCGATTCGAGTAG